A genomic segment from Parafrankia irregularis encodes:
- a CDS encoding phage holin family protein, with amino-acid sequence MPTRTDSSRAGREPTLGELVALATRDMSLLIRQEIELAKAELARQAVSAGLGAGFLVVAAGLGFGALIAGTIFLGELFTWAGMERFWAYLLTAVLYLALAGLLVVFALTRFKKLSPPERTIQTVRDDIAWLRRPTGRSGAARKGHGTAEVGSAPAGPDSAAAGPVVAGPIVAGPVVAGPAAAE; translated from the coding sequence GTGCCGACAAGGACCGACAGCTCACGAGCGGGGCGGGAGCCGACGCTGGGGGAGCTGGTCGCACTGGCGACCCGGGACATGTCGCTGCTGATCCGCCAGGAGATCGAGCTCGCGAAGGCCGAGCTCGCCAGGCAGGCGGTGTCCGCGGGTCTGGGCGCCGGGTTCCTGGTGGTGGCGGCCGGCCTGGGGTTCGGCGCACTGATCGCCGGGACGATCTTCCTCGGTGAGCTGTTCACCTGGGCGGGGATGGAGCGGTTCTGGGCTTACCTGCTGACGGCCGTGCTTTATCTGGCCCTGGCCGGGCTGCTGGTGGTCTTCGCGCTCACCCGCTTCAAGAAGCTTTCACCCCCCGAACGGACCATTCAGACGGTGCGCGATGACATCGCCTGGCTGCGCCGGCCAACCGGCCGGTCGGGGGCCGCCCGAAAGGGCCATGGCACGGCCGAGGTGGGAAGCGCCCCGGCGGGGCCAGACAGCGCGGCGGCGGGACCGGTCGTGGCGGGACCGATCGTGGCGGGACCGGTCGTGGCGGGACCGGCGG
- a CDS encoding DUF4244 domain-containing protein produces the protein MWLLVLFIHLASTLVRSLPRRRRAAAATAVDAGMSTAEYAVGTLAAVAFASVLYAVVSSSATRSLISSVVERALKIDF, from the coding sequence ATGTGGCTTCTCGTCCTGTTCATCCATCTGGCGTCGACGCTGGTGAGATCGCTGCCCCGGCGCCGCCGCGCGGCGGCAGCCACCGCGGTGGACGCAGGAATGTCCACCGCCGAGTACGCCGTCGGCACCCTCGCAGCCGTCGCGTTCGCCAGCGTGCTCTACGCAGTGGTGTCCAGCTCAGCCACCCGCTCGCTGATCTCCTCGGTGGTCGAGCGCGCGCTGAAGATCGACTTCTGA
- a CDS encoding TadA family conjugal transfer-associated ATPase, with protein MRAGRSRASSASADAVTAAPSAAPLPGPLLSEATPPGAVPPPASFETSPFESGPSGTGPSEVGLAEAARLASNGARSTPSQGHAQRLGPLAVLLRDPEITDILVNGPDKVWIERAGRLRLTGVRFADDGAVRALAVRLAASGGRRLDTAMPFADIRLPDGIRLHAMLSPPALGGTCLSLRRPRPVPFTLDDLAAAGTLGPDTAAALRAVLAARLTALISGGTGTGKSTLLAALLDAAPATERIVLVEDTAELVLSRINVVRLEARAANVEGAGEITQRELVRQALRMRPDRLVVGEVRGAEVLDLLMAMNTGHEGGLGTVHANAAESLPARMEALGALAGLPRAALHSHLAAAVQVAIHLRRNAAGARRVAGIGVLRRGDDGLVQVVPALVGDDARELPRHVGERPARGVVQPDPEGLALLATLLRERGVRLWPAAARRTAMPRTAVPRTTAPGAGPAAPHGEPAPPQRSAPPAQPALRMRPPHPRQAGPSAPRPGAR; from the coding sequence GTGAGAGCCGGCCGGTCCCGCGCCTCGTCGGCCTCAGCCGATGCCGTCACCGCGGCGCCGTCCGCCGCACCGCTGCCCGGGCCCCTGCTTTCCGAGGCGACCCCGCCCGGGGCGGTGCCGCCGCCGGCTTCGTTCGAGACGAGCCCCTTCGAGTCAGGTCCGTCCGGCACAGGCCCGTCCGAGGTAGGCCTGGCCGAGGCGGCCAGGCTCGCTTCGAACGGGGCGCGCTCGACGCCATCCCAGGGGCATGCCCAGCGGCTGGGGCCGCTCGCGGTCCTGCTGCGCGACCCGGAGATCACCGACATCCTGGTCAACGGCCCGGACAAGGTCTGGATCGAACGAGCCGGCCGGCTTCGTCTCACCGGCGTGCGCTTCGCCGACGACGGAGCTGTCCGGGCGCTCGCCGTCCGGCTCGCCGCCAGCGGCGGCCGCCGGCTCGACACCGCCATGCCGTTCGCCGACATCCGGCTGCCTGACGGAATCCGCCTGCACGCCATGCTCTCCCCACCCGCCCTGGGTGGAACCTGCCTGTCACTGCGCAGGCCGCGCCCCGTGCCGTTCACCCTGGACGACCTCGCGGCCGCCGGCACCCTGGGGCCCGACACCGCGGCCGCCCTGCGTGCCGTCCTCGCCGCCCGACTCACCGCGCTCATCAGCGGCGGAACCGGGACGGGGAAGAGCACCCTGCTCGCCGCCCTGCTGGACGCCGCACCCGCGACAGAACGGATCGTGCTGGTCGAGGACACCGCGGAGCTCGTCCTCTCCCGAATCAACGTGGTCCGGCTGGAGGCTCGCGCGGCGAACGTCGAGGGCGCCGGCGAGATCACCCAGCGAGAGCTGGTCCGCCAGGCACTGCGCATGCGGCCGGACCGCCTCGTCGTAGGCGAGGTCCGCGGAGCGGAAGTCCTCGATCTCCTGATGGCGATGAACACGGGCCACGAGGGCGGCCTGGGAACTGTGCACGCCAACGCCGCCGAGAGCCTGCCCGCGCGGATGGAGGCCCTGGGCGCTCTCGCGGGACTGCCGCGCGCCGCGCTGCACAGCCACCTGGCGGCGGCCGTGCAGGTGGCCATCCATCTCCGGCGGAATGCGGCGGGTGCCCGTCGGGTCGCCGGCATCGGGGTGCTGCGCCGGGGCGATGACGGCCTGGTCCAGGTCGTCCCGGCGCTTGTCGGCGACGATGCCCGGGAGCTGCCCCGGCACGTGGGCGAACGACCCGCTCGAGGCGTCGTCCAGCCGGATCCGGAGGGACTCGCCCTACTGGCCACGCTCCTGCGGGAACGTGGGGTGCGCCTCTGGCCGGCCGCGGCGCGCAGAACCGCGATGCCCAGAACCGCAGTGCCCAGAACCACAGCGCCCGGGGCGGGGCCGGCAGCACCCCACGGAGAACCAGCACCACCGCAACGATCGGCACCACCAGCGCAACCAGCGCTTCGGATGCGACCGCCGCATCCCCGCCAAGCAGGGCCATCGGCGCCCCGGCCAGGCGCGCGATGA
- a CDS encoding type II secretion system F family protein — MTARLARGAAWAGGSVAATVLGGPAAGIAVVVLCCGHGALRRWVVHRYEAELRGAAEDVLAAVATELDAGASPDGALRTALASVTSLPAHPHSSEAHSGDGRRGGGRQSRPSDSRRGGGRSGRAAGSLDLPRLRELLADADADDAPRLLSRCDAGALRQLATAFRVCRLTGVRLAPVAVMLADAARSDAARADELAAALAGPRSSGRLVAGLPLLGVAMGILLGASPVDVLTNSPVGTLCLAAGVLLDLAGLRWLRRISDGVQARVPPVCAGPLPPGRPGDAAASGEYRRRMLADLPLALDLVSACLRAGATTQNSLEVVGSATGGPAGVELRATGRSMRHGAPADEACRRLLGAVGVLSAEPAPRRGRRAGSRRSRRHGGTARLSRALGIGTLPGRAGSARQREAQTVLAAVAAIGRTESSGARLATTLTRISTRARQETHAAAIGAARRAGVLAVAPLGLCFLPAFLLLGVVPIIIGTAPDLGSGLLPQP; from the coding sequence ATGACGGCCCGGCTGGCGCGGGGTGCTGCCTGGGCAGGCGGGAGCGTCGCCGCGACGGTGCTGGGTGGCCCGGCCGCCGGGATCGCTGTCGTCGTGCTCTGCTGCGGGCACGGGGCTCTGCGTCGCTGGGTCGTCCACCGCTACGAGGCCGAGCTGCGTGGGGCGGCTGAGGACGTGCTGGCCGCGGTGGCGACCGAGCTGGACGCCGGCGCGTCTCCCGACGGCGCGCTGCGAACCGCGCTGGCCTCGGTCACCAGCCTGCCGGCCCACCCACACAGCAGCGAAGCCCACAGTGGCGACGGCCGTCGGGGTGGCGGCCGTCAGAGCCGTCCGAGTGACAGCCGTCGGGGTGGCGGCCGCTCGGGACGGGCGGCGGGCTCTCTCGACCTGCCACGTCTGCGCGAGTTGCTCGCCGACGCCGACGCCGACGACGCACCGAGGCTGCTGTCCCGATGCGATGCCGGCGCGCTGCGGCAGCTCGCCACCGCGTTCCGGGTGTGCCGGTTGACCGGGGTCCGACTGGCACCGGTCGCGGTCATGCTCGCCGATGCGGCCCGATCGGATGCGGCACGTGCCGACGAGTTGGCCGCCGCCCTCGCCGGGCCGCGGTCGTCAGGTCGCCTCGTGGCCGGCCTGCCGCTGCTCGGCGTCGCAATGGGAATCCTGCTCGGCGCGTCCCCGGTGGACGTCCTGACGAATTCCCCGGTCGGCACGCTCTGTCTGGCCGCGGGGGTGTTGCTCGACCTGGCCGGGCTGCGCTGGCTGCGGCGGATCTCGGACGGGGTCCAGGCCCGGGTGCCGCCCGTCTGCGCGGGGCCGCTCCCACCCGGACGGCCAGGCGACGCTGCGGCCTCCGGGGAGTACCGCCGCCGGATGCTTGCCGATCTTCCCCTCGCTCTCGACCTCGTCTCCGCCTGCCTGAGAGCGGGGGCCACCACGCAGAACTCGCTGGAGGTCGTCGGGTCCGCGACCGGAGGCCCAGCCGGTGTCGAGCTGCGGGCCACCGGGCGCTCGATGCGCCACGGAGCACCGGCCGACGAGGCGTGCCGCCGGCTTCTGGGCGCGGTCGGTGTGCTCAGCGCGGAGCCCGCACCCCGCCGTGGGCGGCGCGCCGGCAGCCGGCGGTCCCGACGGCACGGTGGTACGGCACGGCTCTCGCGCGCGCTGGGGATCGGCACGCTGCCCGGGCGAGCCGGGTCAGCCCGGCAGCGTGAGGCACAGACGGTGCTCGCCGCAGTGGCCGCCATCGGCAGGACCGAATCCTCCGGGGCGAGACTCGCCACGACGCTCACCCGAATCAGCACCCGTGCACGGCAGGAGACCCACGCCGCGGCCATCGGCGCCGCCCGGCGAGCCGGCGTCCTGGCCGTCGCCCCACTCGGACTGTGCTTCCTGCCGGCCTTCCTGCTGCTCGGCGTGGTGCCCATCATCATCGGCACCGCCCCGGATCTCGGCTCGGGCCTCCTGCCACAGCCCTGA
- the ssd gene encoding septum site-determining protein Ssd: MTPAKPITPADDTPRGRPLVVTDSHELLDDLLRLAAAAGTTVTVAPTARAASRYWANAPLVVVGADRAAACVAANLPPRSDIVLVGTDVDDRRTWSLALLINAEHVIFLPAAETWLVNVLSRAADTAGRRSLTLGVLGGHGGAGSTTLAVTLARAGLRRQVRSALLEIDPFGGLTVGADTHWGSGLGSEASHGDGPSAGIPRFHPAGAGSAVRHAAGGDLSAAQARPPQARGPHPWARPGTRRRPLTPAGTVIGDAARAEPPHPRPADDEDDDDFLEHFLAGPPMWGGDLPVLSWDRDEIPVLSPPAISAMFATARGGADLIVADLPRSADAGADVGLFLCETVLLVVTAEPATAAAAAQVARYVARTCSDVRLVVRLPPAGMLPPPGAQPSGPARGGSPGSGSPAERNEPDESLHPAVARIVATVGLPLAGVIHHEPAANPVVMAGHDHQETPGSEGKGNRPATAGTSGAPRSESTVRITKRPPVEAEAAAEGSTTAAEGSIAGASLIRFSDRFLAEVGLTGGAHL; encoded by the coding sequence ATGACCCCCGCGAAGCCGATCACGCCAGCCGACGACACTCCCCGTGGACGCCCGCTGGTCGTCACCGATTCGCACGAGCTTCTCGACGACCTGCTGCGGCTCGCGGCCGCGGCGGGCACGACCGTGACGGTCGCGCCGACGGCCAGGGCCGCCAGCCGGTACTGGGCCAACGCACCGCTGGTCGTGGTAGGCGCCGACCGCGCCGCGGCCTGTGTCGCCGCGAATCTGCCGCCGCGGTCGGACATCGTGCTCGTCGGAACCGATGTCGACGACCGCCGGACCTGGAGTCTGGCGCTTCTGATCAATGCCGAACACGTGATCTTCCTTCCCGCGGCCGAGACCTGGCTCGTGAACGTCCTCTCCCGTGCGGCGGACACCGCCGGCCGCCGGTCGCTGACCCTCGGCGTGCTCGGCGGGCACGGCGGGGCCGGCTCCACCACCCTGGCCGTGACGCTGGCCCGCGCCGGGCTGCGGCGCCAGGTCCGCTCGGCGCTGCTGGAGATCGACCCGTTCGGCGGGCTCACGGTGGGCGCGGACACGCACTGGGGCTCCGGTCTCGGATCGGAGGCCAGCCACGGCGACGGGCCCTCGGCAGGCATCCCTCGGTTCCATCCGGCGGGCGCGGGCTCGGCGGTGCGCCACGCTGCCGGCGGCGATCTGTCCGCGGCGCAGGCACGCCCGCCCCAGGCCCGGGGCCCCCACCCCTGGGCACGTCCAGGGACCCGGCGCCGTCCCCTCACACCGGCAGGCACTGTCATCGGGGACGCCGCGCGTGCGGAGCCACCGCACCCACGGCCAGCCGACGACGAGGACGACGATGACTTCCTCGAACACTTCCTTGCCGGGCCGCCCATGTGGGGCGGCGATCTGCCGGTGCTCTCCTGGGACCGCGACGAGATCCCCGTACTGTCGCCGCCGGCCATCAGCGCCATGTTCGCCACCGCTCGCGGTGGAGCTGACCTGATCGTCGCCGACCTGCCTCGCTCCGCCGATGCCGGGGCGGACGTCGGGCTTTTCCTCTGCGAGACGGTGCTGCTCGTCGTGACAGCCGAGCCCGCGACAGCCGCGGCGGCGGCTCAGGTCGCCAGGTACGTGGCGCGTACCTGCTCGGACGTACGGCTGGTCGTTCGCCTCCCACCGGCGGGCATGCTCCCACCGCCAGGCGCGCAGCCATCCGGCCCGGCTCGCGGCGGTTCGCCCGGCAGCGGCTCACCCGCCGAGCGGAACGAGCCGGACGAGTCCCTGCACCCGGCGGTGGCCCGCATCGTCGCCACCGTGGGACTTCCGCTGGCCGGTGTGATCCACCACGAACCGGCCGCGAACCCCGTGGTCATGGCCGGCCATGACCACCAGGAGACACCCGGCTCCGAAGGAAAAGGAAACCGTCCGGCCACGGCCGGAACTTCGGGCGCGCCGCGCTCGGAATCCACAGTGAGGATCACAAAACGACCGCCCGTCGAAGCCGAAGCGGCGGCGGAAGGCTCGACCACCGCTGCGGAGGGCTCGATTGCCGGAGCGTCGCTCATCCGGTTCAGCGATCGGTTTCTCGCGGAAGTCGGCCTCACCGGCGGAGCGCACCTGTGA